A single region of the Bacillus cereus genome encodes:
- the isdC gene encoding heme uptake protein IsdC, which produces MRKFSVLPAFIITLVCMLAFLVMPSGQASAKLADGTYDINYVIKKAEDDSASMANDYFEKPAKLIVKNGEMRVQVPMNHSAWITEFKAPENGNFVDSKVISKDEAADKRTVEFKVDDLSTPLGVKIHVVVPSANYDHHYTVRFAFDANVKAVGRDNEAAGVTKTDGQTKKDGQVKEEQKKEESKETNKDANKGTNESGKAEKTDNPKTGDEARIGLFAALVLISGIFLVRKVKFSK; this is translated from the coding sequence ATGAGAAAGTTTTCAGTATTACCCGCATTTATTATAACGTTAGTATGTATGCTAGCTTTTCTCGTAATGCCATCTGGACAAGCTTCAGCAAAATTAGCTGACGGTACTTACGATATTAACTACGTTATCAAAAAGGCGGAAGATGATTCAGCTTCAATGGCAAATGATTATTTTGAGAAACCAGCTAAGTTAATTGTAAAAAATGGTGAGATGAGAGTACAAGTTCCAATGAATCATAGTGCTTGGATTACAGAATTTAAAGCACCAGAGAATGGTAATTTCGTTGATTCAAAAGTAATTAGCAAAGACGAAGCAGCAGATAAAAGAACGGTTGAATTTAAAGTTGATGATTTATCTACACCGTTAGGAGTAAAAATTCATGTTGTTGTACCAAGTGCAAACTACGACCATCATTACACAGTTCGCTTTGCATTTGATGCAAATGTAAAAGCTGTAGGTCGCGATAACGAAGCAGCTGGTGTAACGAAAACTGATGGCCAAACTAAAAAAGATGGACAAGTAAAAGAAGAGCAAAAGAAAGAAGAGAGTAAAGAAACAAACAAAGACGCAAATAAAGGAACAAATGAGAGTGGCAAGGCTGAAAAAACAGATAACCCAAAAACAGGCGACGAAGCACGTATCGGATTATTTGCAGCGTTAGTTTTAATCTCAGGTATTTTCTTAGTTCGTAAAGTGAAGTTCAGTAAATAA
- the brnQ6 gene encoding branched-chain amino acid transport system II carrier protein BrnQ6: protein MKSSLKFSEMFAISLMLFALFFGAGNMIFPPALGQGAGTDVWIALFGFIVTGVGLPLLGVIVIALKGDINELAGRVHPLFALVFITVIYLCLGVFVSVPRTGTVAYEMSIAPFLPSEVAGQSYPLVIFTFIFFAVTFYLSLNPSKLVGRIGKVLTPILLAVIAIIVAKAIMTPIGEFGAPTEAYSAPLFKGFIDGYLTLDGLAALVFGNVVINALKAKGITNKNSIAKVTIFAGFIAALGLLLVYLALAYLGASSVSLGMGANGGIILTNVVNHLFGSYGTLLLGIAITAACLTTSVGIVAACGEYFSSLLPKLSYQKVVFIFCVLAFMVANLGLTQLNALALPILIAIYPIGIVLIVLSLVENYVRLPLAMYVGGIIGAFAISFFDGLHNANLQIAALAPILDKIPLYSVGIGWLVPGMIGIGIGYIVSKFQKQEIAVEK, encoded by the coding sequence ATGAAATCATCTTTAAAGTTTTCTGAGATGTTCGCAATAAGTTTAATGTTATTTGCACTATTTTTCGGTGCAGGTAATATGATTTTCCCACCAGCGTTAGGACAAGGTGCTGGAACTGATGTATGGATCGCGTTATTTGGCTTTATCGTAACAGGCGTTGGTTTACCTTTATTAGGGGTAATTGTTATAGCTCTAAAAGGGGATATTAATGAACTAGCAGGACGTGTACATCCTTTATTCGCACTAGTTTTTATCACAGTAATTTATTTATGTTTAGGTGTATTTGTAAGTGTACCACGTACAGGAACAGTTGCTTATGAGATGAGCATTGCACCGTTTTTACCAAGTGAGGTAGCTGGTCAATCATATCCACTTGTTATCTTTACATTTATTTTCTTTGCGGTAACTTTCTATTTATCTTTAAACCCTTCGAAATTAGTGGGACGCATCGGTAAAGTGTTAACACCAATTTTATTAGCGGTCATTGCAATTATTGTAGCGAAAGCAATTATGACACCAATTGGAGAGTTTGGTGCACCGACAGAAGCGTATAGTGCTCCACTCTTTAAAGGTTTTATTGATGGATATTTAACTTTAGATGGACTTGCAGCACTTGTTTTCGGAAATGTTGTGATCAATGCTTTAAAAGCAAAAGGCATTACAAATAAGAACAGTATTGCGAAAGTAACAATCTTTGCAGGATTTATTGCAGCACTTGGTTTACTATTAGTTTATTTAGCACTTGCTTACCTTGGAGCTTCTAGTGTTTCACTTGGAATGGGAGCAAATGGAGGAATTATTTTAACAAACGTCGTGAATCATTTATTTGGTAGCTACGGAACATTATTACTAGGTATCGCAATTACAGCAGCGTGTTTAACAACTTCTGTAGGTATTGTTGCTGCTTGTGGAGAATACTTTTCTTCCTTATTACCGAAGCTTTCATATCAAAAAGTTGTTTTCATTTTCTGTGTATTAGCATTTATGGTAGCAAATCTTGGTTTAACTCAGTTAAACGCATTAGCATTACCAATCTTAATCGCAATTTATCCAATTGGGATCGTACTTATTGTATTGTCACTCGTTGAAAACTATGTTCGTCTTCCATTAGCAATGTATGTAGGCGGTATTATAGGAGCGTTCGCAATTAGCTTCTTTGATGGATTGCACAATGCGAATCTGCAAATTGCAGCATTAGCACCTATTCTAGATAAGATTCCACTATATAGTGTAGGGATTGGCTGGTTAGTTCCAGGTATGATCGGTATAGGAATTGGTTATATAGTTTCTAAGTTTCAAAAGCAAGAAATTGCTGTAGAAAAATAG
- a CDS encoding 23S rRNA pseudouridine(2604) synthase RluF, translating to MKINQYISEAKSCSRRETDRLIKAGRVAINGEICTHGALVSDGDVVTIDGQVIAKEEKEKVYIAFHKPVGITCTAADHIEDNIIDYINYPERIFPVGRLDRASEGLILLTNDGAIANQILHGDHEHEKEYVVTVDKPFTDWFIDEMSSGVKIKDGMTKPCKVTRVDQSTFRIVLTQGMNRQIRRMSRAFGFTVTKLKRERIMNIKLSDLEVGKWRDITAEELELLIGQL from the coding sequence ATGAAAATCAACCAATACATAAGCGAAGCAAAATCCTGCTCAAGACGCGAAACAGACCGTCTCATTAAAGCGGGACGCGTGGCTATTAACGGTGAAATATGTACGCACGGTGCACTCGTGAGCGATGGTGATGTTGTAACGATTGATGGACAGGTTATTGCAAAAGAAGAGAAAGAAAAAGTGTATATCGCCTTTCATAAACCAGTCGGAATTACTTGTACAGCAGCCGATCATATTGAAGATAATATTATTGATTATATCAATTACCCAGAGCGAATTTTTCCTGTTGGACGATTAGATAGAGCATCAGAAGGACTTATTTTATTAACGAACGATGGTGCGATTGCGAATCAAATTTTACACGGAGATCATGAGCATGAGAAAGAATATGTTGTGACGGTCGATAAGCCTTTTACTGATTGGTTTATTGATGAGATGTCCAGCGGTGTAAAGATTAAAGATGGAATGACGAAGCCATGTAAAGTGACGAGAGTCGATCAATCAACATTTCGCATCGTTTTAACGCAAGGGATGAACAGACAAATTCGTAGAATGAGCCGTGCTTTCGGATTCACTGTGACAAAATTAAAGCGAGAACGTATTATGAATATAAAGCTAAGTGATCTTGAAGTAGGAAAGTGGCGAGACATTACAGCTGAAGAATTAGAATTATTAATAGGACAGTTATAG